From Maylandia zebra isolate NMK-2024a linkage group LG11, Mzebra_GT3a, whole genome shotgun sequence, one genomic window encodes:
- the si:ch211-261d7.3 gene encoding uncharacterized protein si:ch211-261d7.3 — protein MTEYYEEGGLLYEQSPPMHIKVESPEGPFGGGASENGFPREDEDSEGSCDQSSGLPGGLPFNVVVVHPNIMAPGMSSDDLLSIEQNRAMSAALAAGGAGKRKSRFSGAELEVLVSEVTRCEGELFGPAGRLRRRERERIWAGILERVNAVSRVPRTLREVKKRWDDLKRRNGGRLADARHRSCYLPSSRGTSMLGRPSQPSPRLQQARQKQSTRPKPSFPCFADSDTGVGMEGSERDCLEKDEDNLERDRDIGEPECEPVENSMEDKLGLGLGLGIGPPPPSERWLPPSPLYSAPFLNGSPQPSSPQPSLGAQQGPLEAPLRSSWLEDELRGLGEAAIQLGNRVEKSLREFGEGFRQDMRTLVTSQEALAVSLQQNNVLLQRLLGVLEAQQQPQPQQHRVQAHQSQTPQQHLQPQPVQQQLQHTESQQQQIETPQQSQLQQSQQHQTQIQQQPQVSQHSNNQSSVAVVPAPSSPDMHECTFSSDPPTDTNGSMQRPRRGRAVDHRRRRRR, from the exons ATGACTGAGTACTACGAGGAGGGGGGGCTGCTGTACGAGCAATCACCTCCCATGCACATCAAAGTGGAGTCTCCGGAGGGACCCTTTGGGGGGGGAGCCTCAGAGAACGGCTTCCCCCGGGAGGATGAGGATTCGGAGGGCAGCTGCGACCAGAGCAGCGGATTACCCGGAGGACTCCCCTTCAACGTTGTGGTGGTGCATCCAAACATCATGGCACCTGGCATGTCCTCAGATGACCTTTTGTCCATTGAACAAA ACCGAGCTATGTCAGCTGCACTGGCTGCTGGCGGcgcaggaaaaagaaagagtCGCTTCAGCGGAGCGGAGCTTGAAGTGCTGGTGTCCGAAGTTACTCGGTGCGAAGGAGAACTCTTTGGTCCGGCAGGGAGGCTCCGGCGACGTGAAAGAGAGCGCATCTGGGCAGGGATCCTGGAGAGAGTAAATGCTGTTTCCAGAGTCCCGCGAACCCTTAGAGAGGTGAAGAAGCGCTGGGATGACTTAAAGAGGCGCAATGGGGGCAGACTGGCGGATGCCCGCCACCGCAGCTGTTACCTGCCATCTAGCAGAGGGACCTCAATGCTCGGGCGTCCTTCTCAGCCAAGCCCCAGGCTTCAGCAAGCCAGACAGAAGCAAAGCACCAGACCAAAGCCCAGTTTTCCATGCTTCGCTGACTCTGATACAG GTGTAGGAATGGAAGGATCAGAGAGAGATTGTTTGGAGAAAGATGAGGACAATCTTGAGCGTGACAGAGACATAGGAGAACCTGAGTGTGAACCTGTAGAGAACAGTATGGAGGACAAACTGGGATTAGGCCTTGGTCTGGGAATAGGACCACCCCCTCCATCAGAACGATGGCTGCCACCTTCTCCTCTCTACAGTGCTCCTTTCCTCAATGGTAGCCCGCAACCCAGCAGTCCTCAGCCATCCCTTGGAGCACAGCAGGGTCCTCTTGAAGCCCCTCTACGGAGTTCCTGGCTCGAAGATGAGCTACGAGGGTTGGGGGAAGCTGCAATTCAGCTTGGAAATCGGGTAGAAAAGAGTCTGCGGGAGTTTGGCGAAGGTTTCAGACAGGACATGAGAACACTTGTCACTTCACAAGAGGCATTAGCAGTCAGTCTACAACAAAACAATGTCCTCTTGCAAAGGCTCTTAGGAGTGCTTGAGGcccagcagcaaccacagccacAGCAACATCGTGTACAAGCGCACCAATCACAAACACCTCAGCAGCACTTACAGCCACAGCCagttcagcagcagctgcagcacacagaatcacaacaacagcaaatCGAAACACCACAGCAGTCACAGCTACAGCAGTCACAACAACATCAAACACAAATACAGCAGCAACCACAGGTCAGCCAGCATTCAAATAACCAGTCATCTGTAGCTGTTGTACCTGCACCATCATCCCCGGACATGCACGAGTGCACTTTTTCCTCCGATCCACCCACAGACACAAATGGAAGTATGCAGCGACCACGGCGAGGAAGAGCTGTTGACCACAGACGCAGGAGACGGCGCTGA
- the zgc:66448 gene encoding uncharacterized protein zgc:66448 isoform X1, translating into MAAADPAKSPKRQKIAEEEVETCGEKTEAVESGCSARQKDENTCNKTGGSPNDEQRADVGSDGGGCVASHSEVTVESGAGADKTTCILPEDLRAAEKMAEASGSDQRPFDWSETEDDGKEAQTHAEENDKCDLNSVCEDAEEVQQDKRVDSDIATNAEEPHVEEKSAVKPQNKDFVGEVDGIEDVVEDDEEADRGVDTDLTAKQKKCRLVCKECGKRFTRRETFNLHRHFHAHEDELTPLTCKECGLTFQHRSSLIKHRNEHRESEEPQLITPKKEVQMMEEGIFQCAECERIFSTVSQLRDHNCSNTVEKPYHCPLCRQDFQFKVSVTKHMMTHSHESAFTCQECSQTFPNTTALRFHQRCHAALKPYECPECGMVFKHYSVMEDHRRKHTDNSRSHLCNICGKTFKYSSLLHQHQYLHTGQKPFRCPECGKKFAFAQNMKAHCRQHRLRETNSCSAQTSKQAPAAEQEEVRGPGKENAHQSEEPKRTFNCPLCPQTYCAPANLRAHMLIHEAEYEKLERSPRLPKDVNKYWDKGHTCPHCPSIYRDESSLNVHLLSVHKSVSQYLERLAAPPKKQFTPLTSDNVQVKWKSESISVKSYKCSECGKTFRHRSVLELHMRIHSKDKPYQCKVCGKGFRFSSYLQQHLIIHTGKKPYKCSDCGKDFAFLQNMRTHQKLHQEKPFRCTSCRKGYSDEIQLQHHMLSHNGDKPHKCDQCDKSFGLAYLLRDHMNTHTGERPHRCEECHKTFSWFSSLLVHQKIHARKRQSFSQYSSFPMSSRMRGRGRRGGRPVWGFSRPLGGSGMTTPQQLSYPVSVVRDAELHRRAVQPPSSMHASRMDLQSRQQKEQWLSELHPQPVQWKVDGGEVMPVPSSQHQHGAPQQTQFDSSVLQQHHRTSSSWADIPLISQSGSTSVQSLDSAHTKDGTSSVAASHLVSVPKKSSPSAVNEMVQHRQHKPVSWSSTPTSTVLASTSSVQHEFSVPSSYIDGAALWSVRPTPLVNSQGSPSKLGQELQLPRWSVIPVSSQKEPSTPPKKEDRVWDLSNPQLIPSTVSQPEKPWNGCEPQKPWASGLAGASTSAQIDQSSAMPISSPVSHGASSTLWDIQTPPGIPKTINSTEKLVNNQDFQLQQKQASSGWANVQTATQKVPISIQYEPHRFGQGMGTPVWGFQNNPVGPQTLLSGQLKPGNGPELQQQPMVTGTQIIINQPSPFFSPPLAPLPPLALPGPHPLHSVAVGALPRPPHPNIFFTPQAVMSERPHMPQTLSLPQLAPRTETHKLGSRLPFAPERLLQCMICGCSLPRELDLQMHYLQHAQGEI; encoded by the exons ATGGCCGCCGCAGACCCAGCGAAGTCTCCCAAACGGCAGAAAATAGCCGAGGAGGAGGTGGAAACATGTGGGGAGAAAACCGAGGCGGTGGAGTCGGGGTGCAGTGCACGGCAGAAAGATGAGAATACGTGTAATAAAACCGGGGGTAGCCCCAACGATGAGCAGAGAGCTGATGTTGGCAGCGACGGCGGCGGTTGTGTTGCCAGCCATTCGGAGGTTACTGTCGAGTCCGGTGCTGGAGCCGACAAAACGACATGCATTTTACCGGAGGACCTGAGAGCGGCTGAAAAAATGGCCGAGGCCAGTGGCAGTGACCAGCGTCCATTCGACTGGTCCGAGACTGAAGATGACGGCAAAGAAGCACAGACGCACGCGGAGGAAAACGATAAGTGTG ACCTCAACAGTGTCTGTGAGGATGCTGAAGAGGTGCAGCAGGACAAGCGTGTTGACAGTGACATTGCCACAAATGCAGAAGAGCCACATGTGGAGGAGAAGAGCGCAGTTAAACCACAGAATAAGGATTTTGTGGGCGAAGTGGACGGCATAGAGGATGTGGTTGAAGACGATGAGGAGGCAGACCGAGGAGTGGATACTGATTTGACTGCTAAGCAGAAAAAGTGCCGCTTGGTCTGCAAAGAGTGCGGGAAGAGGTTCACCCGCCGCGAGACGTTCAACCTCCACCGGCACTTTCACGCGCATGAGGATGAGCTCACGCCCCTCACCTGCAAAGAATGCGGCCTTACCTTTCAGCACCGCAGCAGCCTCATCAAACACCGAAACGAACACAGGGAGAGTGAGGAGCCGCAGCTCATCACTCCAAAAAAGGAGGTGCAAATGATGGAGGAGGGCATTTTTCAGTGCGCAGAGTGTGAGAGGATATTCTCCACAGTCAGCCAGCTGAGGGACCACAACTGCAGCAATACAGTAgaaaagccttaccactgccCCCTGTGCCGCCAGGATTTCCAGTTTAAGGTCTCCGTCACTAAGCACATGATGACCCACTCTCATGAGAGCGCCTTTACGTGCCAAGAGTGCAGTCAAACTTTCCCAAACACTACAGCCCTGCGCTTCCACCAGAGGTGTCACGCCGCCCTAAAGCCCTATGAATGCCCCGAATGCGGCATGGTTTTTAAACACTACTCCGTCATGGAAGACCATCGTCGCAAGCACACCGACAACAGCCGCTCTCACCTGTGCAACATCTGCGGTAAGACTTTCAAGTACAGCAGCCTCCTTCATCAGCATCAGTATCTGCACACAGGGCAGAAGCCCTTCCGCTGCCCCGAATGTGGGAAAAAATTTGCTTTTGCCCAGAACATGAAGGCGCACTGCCGCCAGCATAGACTGCGTGAAACCAACTCCTGTAGTGCACAGACCAGTAAGCAGGCCCCTGCTGCCGAACAGGAGGAGGTAAGAGGGCCGGGAAAGGAGAACGCACACCAGAGCGAGGAACCAAAACGCACATTTAACTGCCCCCTTTGTCCCCAGACATACTGTGCACCAGCTAACCTGAGAGCCCACATGCTCATTCATGAAGCAGAGTATGAAAAGCTGGAGAGATCACCTCGACTCCCAAAGGATGTGAACAAGTACTGGGATAAGGGACACACCTGCCCACACTGTCCGTCCATTTATCGGGACGAGTCCAGTTTAAATGTGCATCTTTTAAGTGTCCACAAGTCTGTTTCACAGTATTTAGAAAGACTGGCTGCTCCACCTAAAAAACAATTCACTCCATTAACCAGTGATAATGTGCAGGTGAAGTGGAAAAGCGAAAGCATAAGTGTTAAGTCATACAAGTGTTCAGAGTGCGGAAAAACTTTCCGCCACCGTTCAGTGTTGGAACTGCATATGCGCATACATTCCAAGGACAAGCCTTACCAGTGTAAAGTGTGCGGCAAGGGCTTTAGATTCAGTAGCTATTTACAGCAGCATCTCATCATTCACACAGGCAAGAAGCCATACAAATGTTCAGACTGTGGGAAGGACTTTGCCTTCCTGCAGAACATGAGAACGCATCAAAAGCTGCATCAGGAAAAACCCTTCCGCTGCACCAGCTGCCGCAAAGGCTACAGCGACGAGATCCAGCTGCAGCACCACATGTTGTCACATAACGGTGACAAACCTCACAagtgtgaccagtgtgacaaaagCTTCGGGTTAGCTTATCTGCTCCGTGATCACATGAACACCCACACAGGAGAGAGACCTCATCGCTGTGAAGAGTGTCACAAAACCTTTTCGTGGTTTAGTAGCCTGCTGGTACACCAGAAGATCCACGCTCGTAAGCGGCAGAGTTTCAGCCAGTACAGTTCTTTCCCAATGAGCTCTAGGATGAGGGGGCGGGGGAGGAGGGGTGGGAGGCCAGTGTGGGGATTTTCTAGACCTTTAGGAGGCTCAGGGATGACTACTCCTCAGCAGCTTTCTTATCCGGTTTCGGTAGTGAGAGACGCTGAGCTCCACAGGAGGGCAGTACAGCCGCCATCTTCCATGCATGCATCTCGCATGGATTTACAGAGCAGGCAGCAAAAGGAGCAGTGGCTGTCCGAGCTACACCCTCAGCCAGTGCAGTGGAAGGTAGATGGTGGGGAAGTAATGCCTGTTCCATCATCGCAGCACCAGCATGGAGCCCCACAGCAGACACAGTTTGACAGCTCAGTGCTACAGCAGCACCATCGGACAAGTTCATCCTGGGCAGATATTCCTCTGATAAGTCAGTCAGGCTCCACGTCTGTTCAGAGTTTAGATTCGGCACACACAAAAGACGGCACGTCTTCTGTTGCCGCCTCTCACCTGGTGTCCGTGCCAAAAAAATCCAGCCCGTCAGCAGTGAACGAGATGGTGCAGCACAGGCAGCACAAGCCTGTTTCCTGGAGCAGCACTCCCACTTCTACAGTGCTAGCTTCCACAAGTTCTGTGCAACACGAATTTTCTGTTCCCTCCTCCTACATAGACGGAGCAGCTCTGTGGAGTGTCAGGCCTACTCCACTAGTAAATTCACAGGGCTCACCAAGTAAGCTCGGGCAAGAGCTTCAGCTGCCAAGATGGTCAGTTATCCCAGTGTCCTCACAAAAGGAGCCGTCAACACCTCCTAAGAAGGAGGACAGAGTGTGGGACTTGAGTAATCCTCAATTAATACCTTCGACTGTTAGCCAGCCAGAGAAGCCATGGAACGGCTGTGAGCCGCAAAAGCCATGGGCTTCTGGCTTAGCAGGTGCATCCACCTCAGCTCAAATAGACCAAAGCAGTGCTATGCCAATTTCCAGTCCCGTCTCTCATGGGGCCAGCAGCACCTTATGGGACATACAAACACCACCAGGAATTCCAAAGACTATAAACTCCACGGAGAAGTTAGTAAATAATCAAGATTTTCAGCTGCAGCAAAAGCAGGCGTCATCTGGCTGGGCCAATGTACAGACAGCAACACAGAAGGTTCCCATTTCTATTCAGTACGAGCCTCATCGTTTTGGACAGGGCATGGGAACACCAGTATGGGGCTTCCAAAACAACCCAGTGGGTCCTCAAACCCTGCTTTCTGGGCAACTCAAACCAGGGAATGGACCGGAGCTGCAGCAACAACCAATGGTAACAGGCACTCAAATAATCATAAATCAGCCTTCTCCTTTTTTCTCACCTCCACTTGCTCCGCTCCCTCCTCTTGCTTTGCCTGGCCCTCACCCTCTTCACTCTGTCGCAGTTGGTGCACTTCCAAGACCTCCACacccaaatatttttttcacaccacagGCAGTCATGAGCGAGAGGCCACACATGCCACAGACCCTGTCCCTACCTCAACTTGCCCCGCGGACAGAAACTCACAAACTTGGATCTCGTTTGCCTTTTGCCCCTGAACGGCTTCTCCAGTGCATGATATGCGGGTGCTCTCTTCCTCGGGAGCTGGATCTACAAATGCATTACTTGCAACATGCACAAGGAGAGATTTGA
- the zgc:66448 gene encoding uncharacterized protein zgc:66448 isoform X2: MAAADPAKSPKRQKIAEEEVETCGEKTEAVESGCSARQKDENTCNKTGGSPNDEQRADVGSDGGGCVASHSEVTVESGAGADKTTCILPEDLRAAEKMAEASGSDQRPFDWSETEDDGKEAQTHAEENDKCDLNSVCEDAEEVQQDKRVDSDIATNAEEPHVEEKSAVKPQNKDFVGEVDGIEDVVEDDEEADRGVDTDLTAKQKKCRLVCKECGKRFTRRETFNLHRHFHAHEDELTPLTCKECGLTFQHRSSLIKHRNEHRESEEPQLITPKKEVQMMEEGIFQCAECERIFSTVSQLRDHNCSNTVEKPYHCPLCRQDFQFKVSVTKHMMTHSHESAFTCQECSQTFPNTTALRFHQRCHAALKPYECPECGMVFKHYSVMEDHRRKHTDNSRSHLCNICGKTFKYSSLLHQHQYLHTGQKPFRCPECGKKFAFAQNMKAHCRQHRLRETNSCSAQTSKQAPAAEQEEVRGPGKENAHQSEEPKRTFNCPLCPQTYCAPANLRAHMLIHEAEYEKLERSPRLPKDVNKYWDKGHTCPHCPSIYRDESSLNVHLLSVHKSVSQYLERLAAPPKKQFTPLTSDNVQVKWKSESISVKSYKCSECGKTFRHRSVLELHMRIHSKDKPYQCKVCGKGFRFSSYLQQHLIIHTGKKPYKCSDCGKDFAFLQNMRTHQKLHQEKPFRCTSCRKGYSDEIQLQHHMLSHNGDKPHKCDQCDKSFGLAYLLRDHMNTHTGERPHRCEECHKTFSWFSSLLVHQKIHARKRQSFSQYSSFPMSSRMRGRGRRGGRPVWGFSRPLGGSGMTTPQQLSYPVSVVRDAELHRRAVQPPSSMHASRMDLQSRQQKEQWLSELHPQPVQWKVDGGEVMPVPSSQHQHGAPQQTQFDSSVLQQHHRTSSSWADIPLISQSGSTSVQSLDSAHTKDGTSSVAASHLVSVPKKSSPSAVNEMVQHRQHKPVSWSSTPTSTVLASTSSVQHEFSVPSSYIDGAALWSVRPTPLVNSQGSPSKLGQELQLPRWSVIPVSSQKEPSTPPKKEDRVWDLSNPQLIPSTVSQPEKPWNGCEPQKPWASGLAGASTSAQIDQSSAMPISSPVSHGASSTLWDIQTPPGIPKTINSTEKLVNNQDFQLQQKQASSGWANVQTATQKVPISIQYEPHRFGQGMGTPVWGFQNNPVGPQTLLSGQLKPGNGPELQQQPMAVMSERPHMPQTLSLPQLAPRTETHKLGSRLPFAPERLLQCMICGCSLPRELDLQMHYLQHAQGEI; encoded by the exons ATGGCCGCCGCAGACCCAGCGAAGTCTCCCAAACGGCAGAAAATAGCCGAGGAGGAGGTGGAAACATGTGGGGAGAAAACCGAGGCGGTGGAGTCGGGGTGCAGTGCACGGCAGAAAGATGAGAATACGTGTAATAAAACCGGGGGTAGCCCCAACGATGAGCAGAGAGCTGATGTTGGCAGCGACGGCGGCGGTTGTGTTGCCAGCCATTCGGAGGTTACTGTCGAGTCCGGTGCTGGAGCCGACAAAACGACATGCATTTTACCGGAGGACCTGAGAGCGGCTGAAAAAATGGCCGAGGCCAGTGGCAGTGACCAGCGTCCATTCGACTGGTCCGAGACTGAAGATGACGGCAAAGAAGCACAGACGCACGCGGAGGAAAACGATAAGTGTG ACCTCAACAGTGTCTGTGAGGATGCTGAAGAGGTGCAGCAGGACAAGCGTGTTGACAGTGACATTGCCACAAATGCAGAAGAGCCACATGTGGAGGAGAAGAGCGCAGTTAAACCACAGAATAAGGATTTTGTGGGCGAAGTGGACGGCATAGAGGATGTGGTTGAAGACGATGAGGAGGCAGACCGAGGAGTGGATACTGATTTGACTGCTAAGCAGAAAAAGTGCCGCTTGGTCTGCAAAGAGTGCGGGAAGAGGTTCACCCGCCGCGAGACGTTCAACCTCCACCGGCACTTTCACGCGCATGAGGATGAGCTCACGCCCCTCACCTGCAAAGAATGCGGCCTTACCTTTCAGCACCGCAGCAGCCTCATCAAACACCGAAACGAACACAGGGAGAGTGAGGAGCCGCAGCTCATCACTCCAAAAAAGGAGGTGCAAATGATGGAGGAGGGCATTTTTCAGTGCGCAGAGTGTGAGAGGATATTCTCCACAGTCAGCCAGCTGAGGGACCACAACTGCAGCAATACAGTAgaaaagccttaccactgccCCCTGTGCCGCCAGGATTTCCAGTTTAAGGTCTCCGTCACTAAGCACATGATGACCCACTCTCATGAGAGCGCCTTTACGTGCCAAGAGTGCAGTCAAACTTTCCCAAACACTACAGCCCTGCGCTTCCACCAGAGGTGTCACGCCGCCCTAAAGCCCTATGAATGCCCCGAATGCGGCATGGTTTTTAAACACTACTCCGTCATGGAAGACCATCGTCGCAAGCACACCGACAACAGCCGCTCTCACCTGTGCAACATCTGCGGTAAGACTTTCAAGTACAGCAGCCTCCTTCATCAGCATCAGTATCTGCACACAGGGCAGAAGCCCTTCCGCTGCCCCGAATGTGGGAAAAAATTTGCTTTTGCCCAGAACATGAAGGCGCACTGCCGCCAGCATAGACTGCGTGAAACCAACTCCTGTAGTGCACAGACCAGTAAGCAGGCCCCTGCTGCCGAACAGGAGGAGGTAAGAGGGCCGGGAAAGGAGAACGCACACCAGAGCGAGGAACCAAAACGCACATTTAACTGCCCCCTTTGTCCCCAGACATACTGTGCACCAGCTAACCTGAGAGCCCACATGCTCATTCATGAAGCAGAGTATGAAAAGCTGGAGAGATCACCTCGACTCCCAAAGGATGTGAACAAGTACTGGGATAAGGGACACACCTGCCCACACTGTCCGTCCATTTATCGGGACGAGTCCAGTTTAAATGTGCATCTTTTAAGTGTCCACAAGTCTGTTTCACAGTATTTAGAAAGACTGGCTGCTCCACCTAAAAAACAATTCACTCCATTAACCAGTGATAATGTGCAGGTGAAGTGGAAAAGCGAAAGCATAAGTGTTAAGTCATACAAGTGTTCAGAGTGCGGAAAAACTTTCCGCCACCGTTCAGTGTTGGAACTGCATATGCGCATACATTCCAAGGACAAGCCTTACCAGTGTAAAGTGTGCGGCAAGGGCTTTAGATTCAGTAGCTATTTACAGCAGCATCTCATCATTCACACAGGCAAGAAGCCATACAAATGTTCAGACTGTGGGAAGGACTTTGCCTTCCTGCAGAACATGAGAACGCATCAAAAGCTGCATCAGGAAAAACCCTTCCGCTGCACCAGCTGCCGCAAAGGCTACAGCGACGAGATCCAGCTGCAGCACCACATGTTGTCACATAACGGTGACAAACCTCACAagtgtgaccagtgtgacaaaagCTTCGGGTTAGCTTATCTGCTCCGTGATCACATGAACACCCACACAGGAGAGAGACCTCATCGCTGTGAAGAGTGTCACAAAACCTTTTCGTGGTTTAGTAGCCTGCTGGTACACCAGAAGATCCACGCTCGTAAGCGGCAGAGTTTCAGCCAGTACAGTTCTTTCCCAATGAGCTCTAGGATGAGGGGGCGGGGGAGGAGGGGTGGGAGGCCAGTGTGGGGATTTTCTAGACCTTTAGGAGGCTCAGGGATGACTACTCCTCAGCAGCTTTCTTATCCGGTTTCGGTAGTGAGAGACGCTGAGCTCCACAGGAGGGCAGTACAGCCGCCATCTTCCATGCATGCATCTCGCATGGATTTACAGAGCAGGCAGCAAAAGGAGCAGTGGCTGTCCGAGCTACACCCTCAGCCAGTGCAGTGGAAGGTAGATGGTGGGGAAGTAATGCCTGTTCCATCATCGCAGCACCAGCATGGAGCCCCACAGCAGACACAGTTTGACAGCTCAGTGCTACAGCAGCACCATCGGACAAGTTCATCCTGGGCAGATATTCCTCTGATAAGTCAGTCAGGCTCCACGTCTGTTCAGAGTTTAGATTCGGCACACACAAAAGACGGCACGTCTTCTGTTGCCGCCTCTCACCTGGTGTCCGTGCCAAAAAAATCCAGCCCGTCAGCAGTGAACGAGATGGTGCAGCACAGGCAGCACAAGCCTGTTTCCTGGAGCAGCACTCCCACTTCTACAGTGCTAGCTTCCACAAGTTCTGTGCAACACGAATTTTCTGTTCCCTCCTCCTACATAGACGGAGCAGCTCTGTGGAGTGTCAGGCCTACTCCACTAGTAAATTCACAGGGCTCACCAAGTAAGCTCGGGCAAGAGCTTCAGCTGCCAAGATGGTCAGTTATCCCAGTGTCCTCACAAAAGGAGCCGTCAACACCTCCTAAGAAGGAGGACAGAGTGTGGGACTTGAGTAATCCTCAATTAATACCTTCGACTGTTAGCCAGCCAGAGAAGCCATGGAACGGCTGTGAGCCGCAAAAGCCATGGGCTTCTGGCTTAGCAGGTGCATCCACCTCAGCTCAAATAGACCAAAGCAGTGCTATGCCAATTTCCAGTCCCGTCTCTCATGGGGCCAGCAGCACCTTATGGGACATACAAACACCACCAGGAATTCCAAAGACTATAAACTCCACGGAGAAGTTAGTAAATAATCAAGATTTTCAGCTGCAGCAAAAGCAGGCGTCATCTGGCTGGGCCAATGTACAGACAGCAACACAGAAGGTTCCCATTTCTATTCAGTACGAGCCTCATCGTTTTGGACAGGGCATGGGAACACCAGTATGGGGCTTCCAAAACAACCCAGTGGGTCCTCAAACCCTGCTTTCTGGGCAACTCAAACCAGGGAATGGACCGGAGCTGCAGCAACAACCAATG GCAGTCATGAGCGAGAGGCCACACATGCCACAGACCCTGTCCCTACCTCAACTTGCCCCGCGGACAGAAACTCACAAACTTGGATCTCGTTTGCCTTTTGCCCCTGAACGGCTTCTCCAGTGCATGATATGCGGGTGCTCTCTTCCTCGGGAGCTGGATCTACAAATGCATTACTTGCAACATGCACAAGGAGAGATTTGA